The DNA window GCGTGTTCTACTCCTCCCGGGCCGAGGCAATTCGGGGGAGCGGCACTGGCAGAGCCATTGGCAGAAGCGCCAGCCGCAGTACCGGCGAGTCTTGCAGCAGGAGTGGAGCACCCCGGAGCGGGCCGACTGGGTGGCCGCCTTGCAGGCGGTCATCGAGGAAGACGACAGGCCGGTGGTGCTGGTCGCTCACTCGCTGTCGGTCAGCCTGGTGGTGCATTGGGCGCAACGCCATGTCGGCCCGGTCAAGGGTGCGCTGCTGGTGGCGCCCAGCGATGTCGAGGCGCCGGACTATCCCGCCGGTACCCGTGGTTTCACGCCGATTCCCTTGCAGACGCTGCCATTTCCCAGTGTGGTCGTGACCAGCACCAATGACCCGAAGGTCAGCCTGGCGCGCGCCGAACAGTTCGCCAGCGCCTGGGGCGCACGCCTGGAAGTCGCGGGAGCCCATGGGCACCTGGGGGCGGACGCGAACCTGGCCGATTGGCCATTCGGCCACGACCTGCTCGATGAACTGGTCAGGAACGCCGCGAAAACGTGAGGCACATAAGCTTAAAACTTATGCGTATTTCACGATCACGCAGGGCAATGCTACTTAGCAACCCATGTCCTGATGGTGATCAAAAGGAATAAGAGCAAGCTCTCTTATTGCCGGATAAAAACCATTGCCTGCTCGTGCGAAACCGCGCTCACCCTGCACAGGACAGCCGCATTACC is part of the Pseudomonas sp. ABC1 genome and encodes:
- a CDS encoding alpha/beta hydrolase, with product MTDVRVLLLPGRGNSGERHWQSHWQKRQPQYRRVLQQEWSTPERADWVAALQAVIEEDDRPVVLVAHSLSVSLVVHWAQRHVGPVKGALLVAPSDVEAPDYPAGTRGFTPIPLQTLPFPSVVVTSTNDPKVSLARAEQFASAWGARLEVAGAHGHLGADANLADWPFGHDLLDELVRNAAKT